From Budorcas taxicolor isolate Tak-1 chromosome 19, Takin1.1, whole genome shotgun sequence, the proteins below share one genomic window:
- the TMEM132E gene encoding transmembrane protein 132E: MGTGTTTERGFRVTDHSEPEDRASGRSHPASPSPPGPQASPVLPISYRLSHTRLAFFLREARPQPPTVANGSLQRSEPFVVFQTKELPVLNVSLGPFSTSQVVARELLQPSSTLDIPERLTVSWKVRAFIVHSRVPASQPVAQVLFYVAGRDWDDFGVTERLPCVRLHAFRDAREVKSSCRLSGGLATCLVRAELPLAWFGPPAPAAPPSARRKSPDGLEPEATGESQQAELYYTLHAPDASGGCGGTRRGAGPGAGARAESPTQHPLLRIGSISLFRPPPRRTLQEHRLDSNLMIRLPDRPLKPGEVLSIVLYLAPNSSSPSSPSLEHFTLRVKAKKGVTLLGTKSRSGQWHVTSELLTGAKHSTATVDVSWAQGTPLPPWEGQGPLEILQLDFEMENFTSQSVKRRIMWHIDYRGHGALPDLERAVTELTVIQRDVQAILPLAMDTEIINTAILTGRTVAIPVKVIAIEVTGLVLDVSALVECESDNEDIIKVSSSCDYVFVSGKESRGSMNARVTFRYDVLNAPLEMTVWVPKLPLHIELSDARLSQVKGWRVPILPDRRSARESEDEDEEEGRPQSASRGCTLQYQHATLQVFTQFHTTSSEGTDQVVTMLGPDWLVEVTDLVSDFMRVGDPRVARMVDSSTLAGLEPGTTPFKVVSPLTESVLGETLLTVTEEKVSITQLQAQVVASLALSLRPSPGSSHTILATAAAQQTLSFLKQEALLSLWLSYSDGTTAPLSLYSPRDYGLLVSSLDERVATVTQDRAFPLVVAEAEGAGELLRAELTIAESCQKTKRKSVLATTPVGLRVHFGRDEEDPTYDYPGPSQPGPGGGEDEARGAGPPGTAGPRPEAAATGTASPAVPPTEDFLPLPTGFLQMPRGLTDLEIGMYALLGVFCLAILVFLINCIVFVLRYRHKRIPPEGQTSMDHSHHWVFLGNGQPLRVQGELSPPASNPMETVPACCHGDHHSSGSSQTSVQSQVHGRGDGSSGGSARDQAEDPASSPTSKRKRVKFTTFTTLPSEELAYDSVPAGEEDEEDEEDLGWGCPDVTGTTRPAPPSDLHNYMRRIKEIA, from the exons CCTCTGGCCGCTCCCACCCGGCCAGCCCCAGTCCGCCAGGGCCGCAGGCCAGCCCTGTGCTGCCGATCAGCTACCGCCTGTCGCACACGCGACTGGCCTTCTTCCTGCGCGAGGCACGACCCCAGCCGCCCACCGTGGCCAACGGCTCCCTGCAGCGCTCCGAGCCCTTCGTGGTGTTCCAGACCAAGGAGCTGCCCGTCCTCAACGTCTCCCTGGGGCCCTTCAGCACCAGCCAGGTGGTGGCCCGGGAGCTCCTGCAGCCGTCCAGCACTCTGGACATCCCCGAGCGCCTGACGGTCAGCTGGAAGGTGCGCGCCTTCATCGTCCACTCCCGCGTGCCCGCCTCGCAGCCCGTGGCCCAGGTGCTGTTCTACGTGGCCGGCCGCGACTGGGATGACTTCGGCGTCACCGAGCGGCTGCCCTGCGTCCGCCTGCACGCCTTCCGCGACGCCCGAGAGGTCAAGAGCTCCTGCCGCCTCAGCGGGGGTCTGGCCACCTGTCTCGTGCGGGCCGAGCTGCCCCTGGCCTGGTTCGGGCCCCCGGCTCCGGCCGCGCCACCCAGTGCCCGCCGCAAGTCTCCGGATGGGCTGGAACCCGAGGCGACCGGGGAGAGTCAGCAAGCCGAGCTCTACTACACACTTCATGCCCCCGATGCTTCGGGTGGGTGTGGGGGGACCCGACGGGGCGCCGGGCCCGGAGCGGGGGCCCGGGCCGAAAGCCCCACCCAGCACCCGCTGCTGCGCATCGGAAGCATCAGCCTGTTCCGCCCGCCCCCCAGGAGGACCCTGCAGGAGCACAGGCTGGACAGCAACCTGATGATCCGCCTGCCAGACCGGCCCCTCAAGCCAGGGGAGGTGCTCAGCATTGTGCTCTACCTGGCCCCcaactcctcctctccctccagccccagcctggaGCACTTCACTCTCAG GGTGAAGGCCAAGAAGGGTGTGACCCTTCTAGGAACCAAGTCCCGGAGTGGCCAATGGCACGTGACCTCGGAGCTGCTGACTGGGGCCAAGCATTCAACAGCCACCGTGGATGTGTCCTGGGCCCAGGGCACACCGCTGCCCCCCTG GGAGGGCCAGGGGCCCCTGGAGATTCTGCAGCTGGACTTTGAGATGGAGAATTTCACCAGCCAGTCAGTCAAGCGCAGGATCATGTGGCACATTGACTACCGGGGCCACGGAGCCCTGCCGGACCTGGAGCGGGCTGTGACCGAGCTGACGGTCATCCAGCGGGACGTGCAGGCCATCTTGCCCCTGGCCATG gACACAGAGATCATCAACACAGCCATCCTGACGGGCCGGACAGTGGCCATCCCTGTCAAGGTCATCGCCATCGAGGTGACCGGCCTTGTCCTAGATGTCTCCGCCCTGGTGGAATGCGAATCTGACAATGAGGACATCATCAAg gtaTCCAGTAGCTGTGACTATGTGTTTGTTAGCGGAAAGGAATCCCGCGGATCCATGAACGCCAGGGTCACCTTCCGCTACGACGTCCTCAACGCCCCCCTGGAAATGACCGTCTGGGTGCCCAAGCTGCCCCTGCACATCGAGCTCTCGGATGCCCGCCTCAGCCAAGTGAAGGGCTGGAGGGTTCCTATCCTTCCCGACCGAAG GTCAGCCCGGGAAAGCGAGGATGAGGACGAGGAGGAGGGGCGGCCACAGAGTGCGAGCCGCGGCTGCACCTTGCAGTACCAGCACGCCACCCTGCAGGTCTTCACCCAGTTCCACACGACGTCATCGGAGGGCACCGACCAGGTGGTCACCATGCTGGGCCCTGACTGGCTGGTGGAGGTCACCGACCTGGTCAGCGACTTCATGCGGGTGGGTGACCCCCGAGTGGCACGCATGGTAGACAGCAGCACGCTGGCTGGGCTGGAGCCGGGCACCACTCCCTTCAAG GTGGTGTCCCCTCTGACGGAGTCTGTGCTCGGGGAGACGCTGCTGACGGTGACAGAGGAGAAGGTCAGCATCACACAGCTGCAGGCCCAGGTGGTGGCCAGCCTCGCCCTCTCCCTGCGACCCAGCCCTGGGAGCAGCCACACCATCCTGGCCACCGCTGCCGCCCAGCAGACCCTCAGCTTCCTCAAGCAG gaagccctcctgagcCTCTGGCTCTCCTACAGCGATGGAACCACGGCCCCACTCTCCCTCTACAGCCCCCGGGACTACGGGCTGCTGGTGAGCAGTCTGGATGAGCGCGTGGCCACGGTGACCCAGGACCGGGCCTTTCCGCTGGTGGTGGCAGAAGCCGAGGGGGCCGGAGAGCTGCTCCGCGCGGAGCTCACCATCGCCGAGAGCTGCCAGAAGACCAAGCGCAAAAGTGTGCTGGCCACGACCCCGGTGGGCCTGCGGGTGCACTTTGGGCGGGACGAGGAGGACCCCACCTACGACTACCCGGGCCCCAGCCAGCCAGGGCCCGGCGGGGGCGAGGACGAGGCCCGAGGAGCTGGCCCACCGGGCACGGCGGGACCGCGACCCGAGGCCGCGGCCACTGGCACTGCCAGCCCGGCTGTGCCACCCACAGAAGACTTCCTGCCGCTGCCCACCGGCTTCCTGCAGATGCCCCGGGGGCTGACGGACCTGGAGATCGGCATGTACGCGCTGCTGGGCGTCTTCTGCCTGGCCATCCTCGTCTTCCTCATCAACTGCATCGTCTTCGTGCTGCGCTATCGGCACAAGCGCATCCCGCCCGAGGGCCAGACCAGCATGGACCACTCTCACCACTGGGTGTTCCTGGGTAACGGGCAGCCACTGCGGGTGCAGGGGGAGCTGTCGCCGCCCGCCAGCAACCCGATGGAGACCGTGCCCGCCTGCTGCCACGGTGACCACCACAGCAGCGGCAGCTCGCAGACCAGCGTCCAGAGTCAGGTGCACGGGCGGGGCGACGGCTCCTCGGGCGGCTCGGCCCGGGACCAGGCCGAGGACCCCGCCAGTTCGCCCACCTCCAAGCGCAAGAGGGTCAAGTTCACCACCTTCACCACGCTGCCCTCGGAGGAGCTGGCCTATGACTCGGTGCCCGCCGGCGAGGAGGACGAGGAAGACGAAGAGGACCTGGGATGGGGCTGCCCGGATGTGACGGGCACCACGCGGCCCGCCCCGCCCTCTGACCTGCACAATTACATGCGCAGAATCAAAGAGATTGCGTAG